The sequence CCGAAGACACCACCTGGGCCTCTACGATGCCCGGACAGGGAGTGCTCGGCCTGGTCGCCGGACGCGCGGCGGTGCTCGACTTCATCCGTGACGGGCACACGGCCCAGACCGGAAGGGTGCGGCACCACCTGGGCAATGTCGTGGTCACGACGACGGACGCCGTCACCGCTGAGGTGCGGGCCTATCCTGTGCAGACGAGGAACACCGCCGTCCACTCGTCGGAACGGCAGGCGGCGACTCTGAACCGTGCGGGCACTGCCCGACCGGCCGTTCCAGGGCAACAGGGCTACCCGGCGCGACAGTTCGTGCATCCCTCTCCCGGACGGCTGCGCTGCGGCCGGTCGGCCCGTCAGGTCCGTTCCTGGCCGGACAGCCGATACCGGCCTCCCGGGCAGCCGACTGCGGACTCCCGTAGATGCGCCGGTGAGCCTCGGCGAAGCAGTCCGGGTGCGCGAAGCCCCGGCGCGGCGCGCCGGGGCGACGCTCGCGGCGTGCG comes from Streptomyces sp. TLI_235 and encodes:
- a CDS encoding SnoaL-like protein; translation: MIVELQHAVARYAHALDELNVPELEAVLTEDTTWASTMPGQGVLGLVAGRAAVLDFIRDGHTAQTGRVRHHLGNVVVTTTDAVTAEVRAYPVQTRNTAVHSSERQAATLNRAGTARPAVPGQQGYPARQFVHPSPGRLRCGRSARQVRSWPDSRYRPPGQPTADSRRCAGEPRRSSPGARSPGAARRGDARGVRVGGEELGAGEPDGVHVGERARATHGGGRRMRRPGAGHARSGIVLPSSGPMSSSGTGRESAASWQT